The following coding sequences are from one uncultured Bacteroides sp. window:
- a CDS encoding GNAT family N-acetyltransferase, which yields MSYNITQIATDKKQYLELLLLADEQESMIDRYLERGEMFALEDNGIKAICVVTDEGNGVCELKNIAVTPDSQRKGYGKRLINYLISHYSDRYTQMIVGTGEVPSAIKFYQSCNFEYSHRIKNFFIDNYNHLMIEEGIVLKDMFYLKRMIPKA from the coding sequence ATGAGCTATAACATTACGCAAATAGCAACAGATAAAAAACAGTATTTAGAGTTGCTTTTACTCGCTGATGAGCAAGAGTCGATGATAGATCGCTATTTAGAACGAGGAGAAATGTTCGCCCTTGAAGATAACGGAATAAAGGCTATTTGTGTTGTTACTGACGAAGGAAACGGAGTTTGCGAACTTAAAAATATAGCAGTCACCCCTGATTCACAACGAAAAGGGTATGGAAAGAGACTGATAAATTATTTAATAAGCCACTACTCAGACAGATACACCCAAATGATCGTTGGAACAGGAGAAGTTCCAAGTGCAATCAAATTCTATCAAAGTTGTAATTTTGAATACTCTCACCGTATTAAGAACTTCTTCATCGACAACTATAACCATCTCATGATTGAAGAGGGCATTGTGCTTAAAGATATGTTTTATTTGAAACGAATGATTCCTAAAGCCTGA
- a CDS encoding 6-bladed beta-propeller: MKTTHLFIIPIAMLALISCNSNQVKEANEPTASIRKALNSPGILPIADEIKSAEYIPLEVTHDDASLIDGVVDYAITSKYIYVLVGKEARIVLFDRQGHFLRTFLQQGQGANEFRGMIGFIQADEANNRFYAIGNKIGVYTLEGEFVEDLPINKPIIYAHYLGKDRIGAISVPLMPFKEGSFGIGLFDEDGTPIITKNNFYSSLVPKEKSGFTFGVMSSPSDDEHSILFKMASNDTIFRLSTDTIQPALVADLKNSDAEVIRGLDIHDIKKFPAAGDIFVTDLFETSRRYYLRMMLNENYYVASVAKKTSETVIEKCDTPEKKAYNLADINMQLGMVGSKGYKQFPIWGRVLGNNLVQVVTPYEVEVFKGGTEITVPQELQIKDGNENPIFIIYKLK, encoded by the coding sequence ATGAAAACCACTCATCTTTTTATAATTCCGATTGCAATGCTTGCATTAATATCTTGCAACTCAAATCAAGTAAAAGAAGCGAACGAACCGACTGCTTCTATTCGTAAAGCGCTTAATTCACCCGGCATTTTGCCAATTGCTGATGAAATTAAATCGGCAGAATATATTCCTTTGGAAGTGACTCATGATGATGCTTCATTGATAGACGGTGTTGTAGATTATGCCATCACAAGCAAATACATTTATGTTTTGGTAGGCAAAGAAGCTCGTATTGTATTGTTTGATCGCCAAGGACATTTTTTACGCACTTTTCTCCAACAAGGTCAAGGTGCCAATGAGTTCCGTGGAATGATCGGTTTTATACAAGCGGACGAGGCTAATAATCGTTTCTATGCTATTGGCAATAAAATTGGCGTATATACTTTAGAAGGGGAATTTGTAGAAGATCTTCCCATAAACAAACCTATCATCTACGCCCATTATCTTGGTAAAGATCGCATCGGAGCAATTTCTGTACCGTTGATGCCTTTTAAGGAAGGTAGCTTTGGCATTGGCCTATTTGATGAAGATGGTACACCGATAATAACTAAAAACAATTTCTACTCATCATTGGTACCTAAAGAGAAATCCGGTTTTACATTTGGGGTAATGAGTTCGCCTTCGGATGATGAACATTCTATTTTATTTAAGATGGCAAGCAACGACACTATTTTTCGTTTATCAACCGACACAATACAACCAGCATTGGTAGCCGACTTAAAAAATTCTGATGCAGAGGTGATTCGTGGCCTTGATATTCATGACATAAAGAAGTTTCCTGCCGCCGGCGATATATTTGTTACTGATCTTTTTGAAACTTCTCGCCGCTATTATTTGCGCATGATGCTAAATGAAAATTATTATGTGGCTTCGGTAGCTAAAAAAACAAGTGAAACGGTTATAGAAAAGTGTGATACTCCTGAAAAAAAAGCTTATAACTTAGCTGATATCAATATGCAATTAGGTATGGTGGGTAGTAAGGGCTATAAACAGTTTCCGATATGGGGACGCGTCTTGGGAAACAATCTGGTGCAAGTTGTTACGCCTTATGAAGTAGAGGTATTTAAGGGAGGGACAGAAATCACTGTACCTCAAGAATTACAAATAAAGGATGGGAATGAAAATCCTATTTTTATTATCTATAAGCTAAAGTAA